AGTAAGTCAACCAGTATTGGCAATAGTTTAAACCTATCCAGATCCCCGACTTCTCAAAGAAGTCGGGGATCTATATTCCTAACTCTTAAATATTTTCCAAAACAAACCTAGTAATAACCTTTTTTACCACTATGGATTTATTTACCCCCATTGTCCCTAAAGAGAAGCAACATAATCACTTTCTCTATATGACCGAACCAGGATTTTGTGAACCAGAGATTGAGGTTATTAAAAGTTGGGCTAATGGATTTATAGATCGCAATGGACAACTGGTACAAGAATTCCAAACAAAGTTTAATTCTGCATTTTGGGAGCTATATTTATTTGCCTGTTTAAAAGAACTCGGATGTACCGTAGATACTTCACATGAAACTCCTGATTTTCTAGTAAGTTCATCCTATGGTGATTTCATTGCCGAAGCAGCAATAACAAGCCATCCTGAAGGATTTAGACCAGAATGGGAAAAAGATCATGAACTGTTAGAAAAAACAAAACATAAAGAAATACTAAGATTATCTGCAATTAGGCTTGAATTCTCTATAGATAAAAAGTCTAGAAAATATCGTACAAATTATTCTAAGCTTCCTCATGTTAAAAATAAACCATTTGTAATATGCGTTGCTCCCTTTGAACAACCCTTCTTTTTCTTGCAAGATTCTCTAGCAATTGTCAGAGTTCTTTACGGATATGAAGAAGTTCTTTCAAGAAGAGATACAGATGGAAATTTGACTATCATTGGAGATTCTTATAACTATAGAGTTCAAAAGAAACCAGGTTTTAATGTAAATGTTGGATTATTTACTAATTCTAAATTAAAGCACGTAAGTGCAGTAATATTTAACAATAGAGCTACTTGGTGTAAGGTGCGTGCTTTAGCTAAGACTGATAAATATCCAGTAATATTTAGTGGCTCTAGAGCATTCCAATCAGATCAGCAAGTCGGACTGTATCAATTTGTAGAAGAAAGTCCAAATTATAAAGAAACAATTGCTGATGGCTTACATATACTTATAAACCCTTTCGCTGAAAATCCTCTGGATCTAAAAATTTTTGAAAATCGAGAAGTTGCCCTACATAATTATGATCCAAAAACAGGTAATTATCTATCTTATCTACCTAATAATTTCTTGCTTCAAAGAAGTTGTACCACTATTACTTCCGCAGATCATTTGCAAGAATTCAAAAAATCGTTAAAAGAACAAAACTACAAAGAACTAGAGCCTGAAATTTGGGAAGAAGATGATTTAATAGAGTTTGGTGGACAAATAGGACATATCCATAATAATCACATGGCACATTATAAAGGTTGGAGTGTCATAGTGTCTCTTGACTCAATTGATCAAGATTGGAGTTCTATAACAATTCAAAAGCTTTGTTATAGCATTTCAGAATTTCAGTTCGAGAATAGTAAAGGCAGTTATAATTCCATTCTTTTAGGAGAATTCTTCTCAACTAAAGAGGAAGCTTATATTGCTATGAAAAAGAAAATAGATGAATTTAAAACTACATAGTGCATAATCAATGTCTACACCGACTTGTCACATCACCCATATTAATAACCTAACCTTTATACTAACCAGTAAAGGTTAAATAGTTCTAACTAAGTCTGCGCCCATCGCATCTCAGCCACAGGAAAAAAGTTGTGACAGAATGCTGTCAGTCATCTAATTTAAGCTTATTTGCTAATTTTTTATCTAACGTCACTAACTCAAGTCCATGATGCTTGGTAGTTGCAGCAATAATAGAATCAGGCAATTTTGTTTTGTGAGTATATCTAAAGCTGATAGTCTCATTTTCAATTGCTGGTGTGATCGTTAAATATGTCATACGACTTAATAAAAATACAACAGATTCTTTTTCTGTTGGTGTTATAGACGGAAAACTCAATAACTCCATACGAGTTATTGCACTATAAGCACATTCACCAATTTGAATTTGCTTGTCTTTTAATATCTCCAACACTATTGAATCGCGTTGCAGCAGACCAATCACTATATTTGTATCTAACAAATACTTAATCCCATTCATCGCGTAATGCTCTTTGTAACTTTAATGGATCTTGATTTTTAAAAGTTGGAAATTCAGGCAAATCATTAAGTAGATCAACTAATAATTGAGATGATTGTTTTTGTCGCTCCTCTAACAACATTTTTTCGACTGCTTTCTGTACTAATAGCTGCATATCAGGCATTTCCAAAAGTTGATTACCCAACTCATCAGGTAACTCGATTTTAACTTGCATAAAATCCTCCTTTTCTTCCTATGTTATACTACTTAAAAATAGCTGTTCCATTGGTTGCTGATTAAACCATTGACTAACTTGGGGTTGGGAGCTTTTTTAACAAACTCAGACATTACACAGGTATCAATTAGATAGGTCATAGTTCAAAATTTCTGCCTGTGTCTTGATCACGTTCAAACAATGAGGCGATATCATCTTCGGCAAATCCCTCATCTATAAAACGTAATCGCTCAAATAAAGGCAGTTCCTTTTTTTGTTGCTGCAAGTAGTTGGATAATATGTTGATGACTGCTTCCTGTGCATTTTCATAGTGACTGACTGCGATAATTTCATTAATTAATTCATCATCTATTGTGATCATGGTCATTGTTTTATTCTCCGTTCTTTTCATAATGCTAATTATCGGTTAAACAAATACCGACGACCGGC
The DNA window shown above is from Anabaena sp. WA102 and carries:
- a CDS encoding type II toxin-antitoxin system VapC family toxin encodes the protein MLDTNIVIGLLQRDSIVLEILKDKQIQIGECAYSAITRMELLSFPSITPTEKESVVFLLSRMTYLTITPAIENETISFRYTHKTKLPDSIIAATTKHHGLELVTLDKKLANKLKLDD
- a CDS encoding type II toxin-antitoxin system VapB family antitoxin translates to MTMITIDDELINEIIAVSHYENAQEAVINILSNYLQQQKKELPLFERLRFIDEGFAEDDIASLFERDQDTGRNFEL